A window of the Gemmatirosa kalamazoonensis genome harbors these coding sequences:
- a CDS encoding cytochrome ubiquinol oxidase subunit I, whose protein sequence is MTDLLAARSQMAVSLAFHIVFAALGIALPVLMCVAEWRARRTGDPGYRALAKRWAKGTAILFAVGAVSGTVLSFELGLLWPTFMARSGAAIGLPFALEGFAFFTEAIFLGIYLYGWDRVPPRAHLAAGIIVAVSGTLSGIFVVLVNAWMNAPVGFALAADGTLRDVDPLRAMGSPAALAEALHMTLAAYAATGMAVAGVHALLLRRPATRADRVAAAFHRRALGVALLVGAPSMILQAVAGHYSAATVARVQPVKLAALEGQWTTMRGAPLRIGGWPDERAQRTRWALEIPYGLSLLAFDDPHALVRGLGDVPPNDRPPVLVTHLAFQTMVGCGMLSALVAAWALWALYQSRRARRAGRPGVGLAGRPRLLLALGITAPAGFVAIEAGWVVTEVGRQPWIVQGVLRTADAVTPMPGLVVPFAGFTLLYVLLAAVVVWLLRRQIDATERTGPGRLTAEYPARA, encoded by the coding sequence ATGACCGACCTCCTCGCCGCGCGCTCGCAGATGGCGGTCTCGCTCGCGTTCCACATCGTGTTCGCGGCGCTCGGCATCGCGCTGCCGGTGCTGATGTGTGTCGCGGAGTGGCGCGCGCGGCGCACGGGCGATCCGGGCTACCGCGCGCTCGCGAAGCGGTGGGCGAAGGGCACCGCGATCCTGTTCGCCGTCGGTGCGGTGTCGGGCACGGTGCTCTCGTTCGAGCTCGGCCTGCTCTGGCCGACGTTCATGGCGCGCTCCGGCGCGGCGATCGGGCTGCCGTTCGCGCTCGAGGGGTTCGCGTTCTTCACCGAGGCGATCTTCCTCGGCATCTACCTCTACGGGTGGGACCGCGTGCCGCCGCGCGCGCACCTCGCGGCGGGGATCATCGTCGCGGTGAGCGGCACGCTGTCGGGGATCTTCGTCGTGCTCGTGAACGCGTGGATGAACGCGCCGGTCGGCTTCGCGCTCGCCGCCGACGGCACGCTGCGCGACGTCGACCCGCTGCGCGCGATGGGCTCCCCGGCCGCGCTGGCCGAGGCGCTGCACATGACGCTCGCCGCGTACGCCGCGACCGGGATGGCGGTGGCCGGCGTGCACGCGCTCCTGCTGCGCCGTCCCGCGACGCGCGCCGACCGCGTCGCCGCGGCCTTCCATCGAAGAGCATTGGGCGTCGCGCTGCTCGTCGGCGCGCCGTCGATGATCCTCCAGGCGGTCGCCGGCCACTACAGCGCGGCCACCGTCGCCCGCGTGCAGCCGGTGAAGCTCGCCGCACTGGAAGGGCAGTGGACCACGATGCGCGGCGCGCCGCTGCGCATCGGCGGGTGGCCCGACGAGCGGGCGCAGCGCACGCGGTGGGCGCTCGAGATCCCGTACGGGTTGTCGCTGCTCGCGTTCGACGACCCGCACGCGCTCGTGCGCGGACTCGGCGACGTGCCGCCTAACGACCGCCCGCCGGTGCTCGTCACGCACCTCGCGTTCCAGACGATGGTCGGATGCGGCATGCTCTCGGCGCTCGTCGCGGCGTGGGCGCTGTGGGCGCTGTACCAATCGCGCCGCGCACGTCGCGCGGGGCGGCCGGGCGTCGGGCTCGCGGGGCGGCCGCGGCTGCTGCTCGCGTTAGGCATCACCGCGCCCGCGGGCTTCGTGGCGATCGAGGCGGGGTGGGTCGTCACCGAGGTGGGGCGGCAGCCGTGGATCGTGCAGGGCGTGCTCCGCACCGCCGACGCGGTGACGCCGATGCCGGGACTCGTCGTGCCGTTCGCGGGCTTCACGCTGCTCTACGTCCTCCTCGCCGCGGTCGTCGTGTGGCTGCTGCGCCGGCAGATCGACGCCACCGAGCGTACCGGGCCGGGGCGGCTGACCGCGGAGTACCCGGCGCGCGCGTGA
- a CDS encoding cytochrome d ubiquinol oxidase subunit II: MTALTLGGVPIGLPEIAAGVMALALNAYALLGGADFGGGVWDLLARGPRRAAQRALIAETIAPIWEANHVWLILVVVLCFTCFPPAFAQLATVLHVPLTLMLVGIVLRGSAFVFRAYDVQSDDVKQRRWGLPFAVASLVTPVLLGVTLGALASGAVGAVDPTRGTFAERFVAPWATPFSLAIGALTLALFALLAATYLTVEADDPALADDFRRRALAAQAATVLAAAVAPLLAPAESPMRGVAAEGALARLIAVAAAVCAAAVCVALWRRRWLLARLAAQGEAACLVWGWAWAQFPAVIPPNGTAARLAAPPATLAWALGALAVGTAILLPSFVYLFRVFDRHRQGAG, translated from the coding sequence ATGACGGCGCTCACGTTGGGCGGCGTCCCGATCGGGCTCCCGGAGATCGCGGCGGGGGTGATGGCGCTCGCGCTGAACGCCTACGCGCTGCTCGGCGGCGCCGACTTCGGCGGCGGCGTGTGGGACCTGCTCGCGCGCGGACCGCGCCGCGCCGCCCAGCGCGCGCTCATCGCCGAGACCATCGCGCCGATCTGGGAGGCGAACCACGTCTGGCTGATCCTCGTGGTGGTGCTGTGCTTCACCTGCTTTCCGCCGGCGTTCGCGCAGCTCGCCACCGTGCTCCACGTACCGCTCACGCTCATGCTCGTCGGCATCGTGCTGCGCGGCTCGGCGTTCGTCTTCCGCGCGTACGACGTGCAGTCGGACGACGTGAAGCAGCGACGCTGGGGACTGCCGTTCGCCGTGGCGTCGCTCGTCACGCCGGTGCTGCTCGGCGTCACGCTCGGCGCGCTCGCGTCGGGCGCGGTCGGGGCGGTGGACCCGACGCGCGGCACGTTCGCCGAGCGGTTCGTCGCGCCGTGGGCGACGCCGTTCTCGCTCGCGATCGGCGCGCTCACGCTCGCGCTGTTCGCGCTCCTCGCGGCGACGTACCTCACCGTGGAAGCGGACGACCCCGCGCTCGCCGACGACTTCCGTCGTCGCGCGCTCGCCGCGCAGGCGGCGACGGTGCTCGCCGCGGCGGTGGCGCCGCTGCTCGCGCCGGCGGAGAGCCCCATGCGCGGCGTGGCCGCCGAGGGCGCGCTCGCTCGGCTCATCGCGGTGGCGGCGGCGGTGTGCGCGGCTGCGGTGTGCGTGGCGCTGTGGCGTCGACGCTGGCTCCTCGCGCGACTCGCCGCGCAGGGTGAGGCGGCGTGTCTCGTGTGGGGATGGGCATGGGCACAGTTCCCGGCGGTGATCCCGCCTAACGGCACCGCGGCGCGCCTCGCCGCGCCGCCGGCCACGCTGGCGTGGGCGCTGGGCGCGCTCGCCGTCGGCACGGCCATCCTGCTGCCGTCGTTCGTGTACCTGTTCCGCGTGTTCGACCGGCACCGGCAGGGGGCCGGCTAG
- a CDS encoding c-type cytochrome → MPRRRHTSAALGPLLALAAAPLGAQSAPAPPIEVPAWAFPLLSSGAPQPPFDSVTRVTVPGSRMLYTEAEILGHSVVPDWHPADHPPMPPSVARGRMPAVQGCAFCHLPNGLGRPENAQIAGLPAEYIVRQVADMKSGARRPAWTGNPAWGTSMTRVAMNATDAEVAEAAAYFARLPARSHVRVVESTTVPATRVAGSLYALVPNGGTEPLGARLVEFATDHARHERHDDGVGYVAYVPPGSVARGARLAARGTDGPATACVACHGPGLRGLSGTGAPPLAGRSPSHLLRQLLAFRTGTRDTPAGQPMRAVVAPMTIEDMIAAVAYAASLRP, encoded by the coding sequence ATGCCCCGTCGACGACACACATCCGCCGCGCTCGGGCCGTTGCTCGCGCTTGCCGCCGCCCCACTCGGAGCGCAATCGGCGCCCGCCCCGCCGATCGAGGTGCCGGCGTGGGCGTTCCCGCTGCTCTCGTCGGGCGCGCCGCAACCGCCGTTCGACTCGGTGACGCGCGTGACGGTGCCGGGGAGCCGCATGCTGTACACGGAGGCCGAGATCCTCGGTCACAGCGTCGTCCCCGACTGGCACCCGGCGGATCACCCTCCCATGCCGCCGTCGGTCGCGCGCGGCCGCATGCCGGCGGTGCAGGGGTGCGCGTTCTGCCATCTGCCGAACGGCCTCGGTCGCCCCGAGAACGCGCAGATCGCCGGGCTGCCCGCCGAGTACATCGTGCGCCAGGTCGCCGACATGAAGTCCGGTGCGCGCCGCCCCGCGTGGACCGGCAACCCCGCGTGGGGCACGTCGATGACGCGCGTGGCGATGAACGCGACCGACGCCGAGGTGGCGGAGGCGGCGGCGTACTTCGCGCGGCTGCCGGCGCGGTCGCACGTGCGCGTCGTGGAATCCACGACCGTGCCGGCGACGCGCGTCGCGGGGAGCCTGTACGCGCTGGTGCCTAACGGCGGCACGGAGCCGCTCGGCGCGCGGCTGGTGGAATTCGCGACCGACCACGCGCGGCACGAGCGGCACGACGACGGCGTCGGGTACGTCGCGTACGTGCCGCCGGGGAGCGTGGCGCGCGGGGCGCGGTTGGCGGCGCGCGGCACCGACGGCCCGGCGACGGCGTGCGTCGCCTGCCACGGGCCTGGGCTCCGCGGTCTCTCGGGGACCGGCGCCCCGCCGCTCGCCGGCCGCTCGCCGTCGCACCTGCTGCGCCAGCTCCTCGCGTTCCGCACCGGCACGCGCGACACGCCCGCCGGCCAGCCGATGCGCGCGGTCGTCGCGCCGATGACGATCGAGGACATGATCGCCGCGGTGGCGTACGCGGCGTCGCTCCGGCCCTGA
- a CDS encoding aldo/keto reductase, whose translation MQTTTLGTQGLVVSRQGLGCMGMSDFYAGRDDAESIATIHRALELGVTLLDTSDMYGPYTNEQLVGRAIADRRERAVIATKFGILRDPADPTRRGLNGRPEYVREACEGSLRRLGTDHIDLYYLHRVDPKTPIEETVGAMGDLVRAGKVRYIGLSEAAPDTIRRAHATHPVSALQTEYSIWARQPEAEILPTLRTLGVGFVPYSPLGRGFLAAGFRSPDELPPDDFRRSQPRLQGANLERNRAIVGVIEQVARAKGATPAQIALAWVHAQGDDIVPIPGTKRRTYLEQNVAALDVPLTADDLARLDAVGQAAGERYADMSSVNR comes from the coding sequence ATGCAGACCACCACACTCGGCACGCAGGGCCTCGTCGTCTCCCGCCAGGGGCTCGGCTGCATGGGCATGTCCGACTTCTACGCCGGGCGGGACGACGCGGAGTCGATCGCGACCATCCACCGGGCGCTCGAGCTGGGCGTCACGCTGCTCGACACGAGCGACATGTACGGGCCGTACACGAACGAGCAGCTCGTCGGGCGCGCGATCGCCGACCGGCGCGAGCGGGCCGTGATCGCGACGAAGTTCGGCATCCTGCGCGACCCCGCCGACCCGACGCGCCGCGGACTGAATGGCCGCCCCGAGTACGTGCGCGAGGCGTGCGAGGGCTCGCTGCGGCGGCTCGGTACGGACCACATCGACCTCTACTACCTGCACCGCGTCGATCCGAAGACGCCGATCGAGGAGACCGTCGGCGCGATGGGCGATCTCGTCCGCGCGGGCAAGGTGCGCTACATCGGCCTCTCCGAGGCGGCGCCGGACACGATCCGCCGCGCGCACGCGACGCATCCGGTGAGCGCGCTGCAGACCGAGTACTCGATCTGGGCCCGGCAGCCGGAGGCGGAGATCCTGCCGACGCTGCGCACGCTCGGCGTCGGCTTCGTGCCGTACAGCCCGTTAGGCCGCGGCTTCCTCGCCGCCGGCTTCCGCTCCCCGGACGAGCTGCCGCCCGACGACTTCCGCCGCTCGCAGCCGCGGCTGCAGGGCGCGAACCTCGAGCGCAACCGCGCGATCGTCGGCGTCATCGAGCAGGTGGCACGCGCGAAGGGCGCGACGCCGGCGCAGATCGCGCTCGCGTGGGTGCACGCGCAGGGCGACGACATCGTGCCCATTCCCGGGACGAAGCGCCGCACGTACCTCGAGCAGAACGTCGCCGCGCTCGACGTGCCGCTCACCGCCGACGACCTGGCGCGGCTGGACGCCGTGGGCCAGGCCGCCGGGGAGCGGTACGCCGACATGTCGTCGGTGAACCGTTAG
- a CDS encoding WD40/YVTN/BNR-like repeat-containing protein, producing the protein MIGSPLRLAIALPLLALPTPKRPPVLAPARAAVADIDTTFLKGFRWRSLGPDRGGRSIAVSGVRGRPREAYFGATGGGLWKTTDGGETWTPITDGKIKSASVGAIAVSESSPDVVYIGMGESCIRGNIMPGDGVYKSTDAGKTWTHVGFSNSDAISKIRVHPKDPNTVFVASFGKYGAPSAERGVYKSTDGGKTWKRVLFRDDRTGAVDIAIDQTNPNVMYAALWEAYRVEWGMSSGGPGSGLFKSVDGGETWTELTRTTGMPAGVIGRIGVTVSPANPQRVWALVENENGGLFRSDDGGGTWTKTTADRSIRQRAFYYTHVFADPKSADVVYALNTSAYRSADAGKTLGPLGGRGGQADGGTHGDFHDLWIDPDNPQHMVVGNDGGGAVTTNGGRAWTAEDYPTGQFYHAVATAHVPFHVCGSQQDSNEQCVPTNLGGGFGRGAAAATAVYSPGGSENGYIAPDPLNPDVFYSGTNANGGGFLQRLDRRTGQSREVSPYPRMFQGEESAVLKERWQWTYPIVFSPVNPRVLYASSQHVWKTTNGGQSWTKISPDLTRHDPKTMGPSGGPITRDMNMPEVYAVVFALAPSKRSVNVIWAGSDDGLIHVTKDGGTTWTNVTPKDMPDFGRVSIIDASAFDSATAYVAVKRPLLDDRAAYVWRTHDFGKTWTKITNGIAPNDYVHAVREDPARRGLLYAATQHGVYLSLDDGDHWQPLSLNLPDVPVADLIVEGNVVAIATHGRGFYVLDDVTPLREYGPTMVASDVKLFAPVAATRSANPAQIRYWLARPAQKVTVDILDASGKVLRTFAPDTARRDSTRRDSTSRRDSTRADSARADSAGGGGGGRGRFAQANVAPPTTAGLNTVTWDLRTASAVTFPGMILWGATTNGPAVPPGRYTVRLNVDGKVATAPITVRRNPTSEASDADLRAQYALATRIRDKVSEANDAVVRIRDVKTQVADRLKKSTDAGLKTRGDTLTRHLSDVEEDIYQVRNQSGQDPLNFPIKVNNRLASLLGVVSGGDNRPIDAAEPIFIDLSGELKVQIDRLNRVLSTDLPAFNAEARRLGIDPVTPKAPATVTLQ; encoded by the coding sequence ATGATCGGCAGTCCCCTGCGGCTCGCGATCGCGCTGCCGCTGCTCGCGCTCCCGACGCCGAAGCGTCCGCCGGTGCTCGCGCCTGCTCGCGCCGCGGTCGCCGACATCGACACGACGTTCCTGAAGGGCTTCCGCTGGCGCTCGCTCGGCCCCGACCGCGGCGGACGCTCCATCGCCGTGAGCGGCGTGCGCGGGCGGCCGCGCGAGGCATACTTCGGCGCGACGGGCGGCGGGCTGTGGAAGACCACCGACGGCGGCGAGACGTGGACGCCGATCACCGACGGCAAGATCAAGAGCGCGTCGGTCGGCGCGATCGCCGTGTCGGAGTCGAGCCCCGACGTCGTCTACATCGGCATGGGCGAGTCGTGCATCCGCGGCAACATCATGCCCGGCGACGGCGTCTACAAGTCGACCGACGCGGGCAAGACGTGGACGCACGTCGGCTTCTCCAACAGCGACGCGATCTCGAAGATCCGCGTCCACCCGAAGGACCCGAACACCGTGTTCGTCGCGTCGTTCGGCAAGTACGGCGCGCCGAGCGCGGAGCGCGGCGTGTACAAGAGCACCGACGGCGGCAAGACGTGGAAGCGCGTGCTGTTCCGCGACGACAGGACCGGCGCCGTCGACATCGCGATCGACCAAACGAATCCGAACGTGATGTACGCCGCGCTGTGGGAGGCGTACCGCGTCGAGTGGGGGATGTCGAGCGGCGGGCCGGGGAGCGGGCTGTTCAAGTCGGTCGACGGCGGCGAGACGTGGACGGAGCTCACGCGCACCACCGGCATGCCCGCCGGCGTGATCGGCCGCATCGGGGTCACCGTGTCGCCGGCGAACCCGCAGCGCGTGTGGGCGCTCGTCGAGAACGAGAACGGAGGGCTGTTCCGCTCCGACGACGGCGGCGGCACGTGGACCAAGACGACCGCCGACCGCAGCATCCGCCAGCGCGCGTTCTACTACACGCACGTCTTCGCCGACCCGAAGAGCGCCGACGTCGTGTACGCGCTGAACACGAGCGCCTATCGCTCCGCCGACGCCGGCAAGACGTTAGGCCCGTTGGGCGGCCGTGGCGGCCAGGCGGACGGCGGCACGCACGGCGACTTCCACGACCTGTGGATCGATCCCGACAACCCGCAGCACATGGTCGTCGGCAACGACGGCGGCGGCGCGGTGACGACGAACGGCGGCCGCGCATGGACGGCGGAGGATTATCCGACGGGACAGTTCTATCACGCGGTCGCCACCGCCCACGTGCCGTTCCACGTCTGCGGCTCGCAGCAGGACTCGAACGAGCAGTGCGTGCCGACGAACCTCGGCGGCGGCTTCGGGCGCGGCGCGGCGGCGGCGACGGCGGTGTACAGCCCCGGCGGATCCGAGAACGGCTACATCGCGCCGGATCCGCTGAACCCCGACGTATTCTACTCCGGCACGAACGCGAACGGCGGCGGCTTCCTGCAGCGGCTCGACCGGCGCACGGGCCAGTCGCGCGAGGTGAGCCCGTATCCGCGCATGTTCCAGGGCGAGGAGTCCGCGGTGCTGAAGGAGCGCTGGCAGTGGACGTATCCGATCGTCTTCTCGCCGGTGAACCCGCGCGTGCTGTACGCGAGCTCGCAGCACGTGTGGAAGACGACGAACGGTGGCCAGAGCTGGACGAAGATCAGCCCCGACCTCACCCGTCACGACCCGAAGACGATGGGCCCCTCGGGCGGCCCGATCACGCGCGACATGAACATGCCGGAGGTGTACGCGGTCGTGTTCGCGCTCGCGCCGTCGAAGCGCTCGGTGAACGTGATCTGGGCCGGCTCCGACGACGGGCTGATTCACGTCACGAAGGACGGCGGCACGACGTGGACGAACGTCACGCCGAAGGACATGCCCGACTTCGGCCGCGTGAGCATCATCGACGCGTCGGCGTTCGACTCCGCGACCGCGTACGTCGCCGTGAAGCGGCCGCTGCTCGACGACCGCGCGGCCTACGTGTGGCGCACGCACGACTTCGGGAAGACGTGGACGAAGATCACGAACGGCATCGCGCCGAACGACTACGTGCACGCCGTCCGCGAGGATCCCGCGCGGCGCGGGCTGCTCTACGCGGCGACGCAGCACGGCGTCTACCTCTCGCTCGACGACGGCGACCACTGGCAGCCGCTGTCGCTCAACCTCCCCGACGTGCCGGTCGCGGATCTCATCGTGGAGGGGAACGTCGTCGCCATCGCCACGCACGGGCGCGGCTTCTACGTGCTCGACGACGTGACGCCGCTGCGCGAGTACGGCCCCACGATGGTGGCGTCCGACGTGAAGCTGTTCGCGCCCGTCGCCGCGACGCGCTCGGCGAACCCGGCGCAGATCCGCTACTGGCTCGCGCGCCCCGCGCAGAAGGTCACCGTCGACATCCTCGACGCGTCGGGGAAGGTGCTGCGTACGTTCGCCCCGGACACGGCGCGCCGCGACTCGACGCGTCGTGACTCGACCTCGCGCCGCGACTCCACGCGTGCCGACTCGGCCCGCGCCGACTCGGCGGGCGGCGGTGGCGGTGGGCGCGGACGCTTCGCGCAGGCGAACGTCGCGCCGCCGACGACGGCGGGGCTCAACACCGTGACGTGGGATCTCCGCACGGCGAGCGCGGTGACGTTCCCGGGGATGATCCTGTGGGGCGCGACGACGAACGGCCCCGCGGTGCCGCCCGGCCGGTACACGGTGCGGCTCAACGTCGACGGCAAGGTCGCGACGGCGCCGATCACGGTGCGACGCAACCCGACCTCCGAAGCGAGCGACGCGGACCTCCGCGCGCAGTACGCGCTCGCCACGCGCATCCGCGACAAGGTGAGCGAGGCGAACGACGCGGTGGTGCGCATCCGCGACGTGAAGACGCAGGTCGCCGACCGGCTGAAGAAGTCGACCGACGCCGGCCTCAAGACGCGCGGCGACACGCTCACGCGCCATCTGAGCGACGTCGAGGAGGACATCTACCAGGTGCGCAACCAGAGCGGCCAGGACCCGCTCAACTTCCCGATCAAGGTCAACAACCGCCTGGCCTCGCTGCTCGGCGTCGTCTCCGGCGGCGACAACCGGCCGATCGACGCCGCGGAGCCGATCTTCATCGACCTGAGCGGCGAGCTGAAGGTGCAGATCGACCGCCTGAACCGCGTCCTCTCGACCGACCTGCCGGCGTTCAACGCCGAGGCGCGCCGGTTAGGCATCGATCCCGTCACCCCCAAGGCGCCGGCGACGGTCACGTTGCAGTAG
- a CDS encoding ABC transporter permease: MSLSSSVRPVWRSLRRTPAFTITAVITLALGLGAAVAIFALVNGVLLRPLPYGDPDRLVAVWHDMPGVSMHKGNQTRSTYYTYRTFARSLAAIGVYQSGAVNLSDPRGGSEPQRITTAWLTQSVFPVLMVPPLKGRGFTEAEDLPNGPRVVVISEVLWRTRFGADPAVVGRTLEVNGRTHEIVGVMPQRFRFPTAATQLWLPLQLERNAQYSGGFNYDAVARLKPGVTVAAADRDLAAVLPRIMDISPNLAPGVSTAMLLEQARPRPFVVPLKDDITGGIARTLWIVAAAAGLVLVVACANVTNLILVRAEARQRETAVREALGAGRVRVLAHFFAESVAITTVAGAVGVAAAALALRLLVSLGPAELPRLAEVHVDPATIAFAAVASLIVACLCSIVPALRLGGVPLLRALREGGRGGTASKTQQRVRGGLVAAQIAFALVALASSGLLMRTFQRLNAVRPGFDVDGVATFWMSLPRARYASDTAVVRFYGALLDRVRALPGVRAAGITSRLPLETNGMDQDPFYPEGDASYDKKIPPLQLYTWVDGGYFRTMGISLVAGRTFGSLDSQRSDEAIISQATAYQFFGDSTGRSVIGKRFREIPSTPWRTIVGVVGSTRDTALAAAPSMVVYSPQVLAASSDDNGPQNTMALAVRTTGDASAIVPAVTRAVRELDPSLPLFDVRPMPAVFRASMAQLTFTILVLGAAALVTLAVGAVGLYGVMAYVVSLSTREMGVRLALGASPRAVVAMLTRQGVLLAGAGIGVGLVLFALVARFLRTLLVGVAPGDPLTLAATSLLLVAIAALASWIPARRTARLDPADVLRVE; the protein is encoded by the coding sequence ATGTCTCTCTCCTCCTCCGTCCGCCCCGTCTGGCGATCGCTGCGCCGCACGCCGGCGTTCACGATCACCGCCGTCATCACGCTCGCGCTGGGACTCGGCGCCGCGGTCGCCATCTTCGCGCTCGTGAACGGCGTGCTGCTCCGACCGCTTCCCTATGGCGACCCGGACCGGCTGGTCGCGGTGTGGCACGACATGCCCGGCGTGTCGATGCACAAGGGGAATCAGACGCGGTCGACGTACTACACGTACCGGACGTTCGCGCGGTCGCTCGCCGCGATCGGCGTCTATCAGAGCGGCGCGGTCAACCTGTCCGATCCGCGCGGCGGGAGCGAGCCGCAGCGCATCACGACGGCGTGGCTCACGCAGAGCGTCTTCCCGGTGCTCATGGTGCCGCCGCTGAAGGGGCGCGGCTTCACCGAGGCCGAGGATCTGCCGAACGGGCCGCGCGTCGTCGTCATCAGCGAGGTGCTGTGGCGCACACGCTTCGGCGCCGACCCCGCCGTCGTCGGCCGCACGCTCGAGGTGAACGGACGGACGCACGAGATCGTCGGCGTGATGCCGCAGCGCTTCCGGTTCCCGACGGCGGCGACGCAGCTCTGGCTCCCCTTGCAGCTCGAGCGGAACGCGCAGTACTCGGGCGGCTTCAACTACGACGCGGTCGCCCGACTCAAGCCCGGCGTGACGGTGGCGGCGGCGGATCGCGACCTCGCCGCGGTGCTGCCGCGCATCATGGATATCTCGCCGAACCTCGCCCCCGGCGTCTCCACGGCGATGCTGCTGGAGCAGGCGCGGCCTCGGCCGTTCGTCGTCCCGCTCAAGGACGACATCACCGGCGGCATCGCGCGGACGTTGTGGATCGTGGCCGCCGCGGCGGGGCTCGTGCTCGTCGTCGCCTGTGCGAACGTCACGAACCTCATCCTCGTGCGCGCCGAGGCGCGCCAGCGCGAGACCGCGGTGCGCGAGGCGTTAGGCGCCGGACGCGTGCGCGTGCTCGCACACTTCTTCGCGGAGTCGGTGGCGATCACGACGGTCGCCGGCGCGGTGGGAGTCGCTGCCGCGGCGCTCGCCCTTCGCCTGCTGGTGAGCCTCGGCCCCGCCGAGCTGCCGCGTCTCGCCGAGGTGCATGTCGATCCAGCGACGATCGCGTTCGCCGCGGTGGCGTCGCTCATCGTCGCTTGCCTGTGCAGCATCGTCCCGGCGCTGCGACTCGGCGGCGTGCCGCTGCTGCGAGCGCTGCGCGAGGGCGGGCGCGGCGGCACCGCGAGCAAGACGCAGCAGCGCGTGCGCGGCGGGCTCGTGGCCGCGCAGATCGCGTTCGCGCTCGTCGCGCTCGCGAGCAGTGGGCTGCTCATGCGCACGTTCCAGCGCCTCAACGCGGTGCGTCCCGGCTTCGACGTCGACGGCGTGGCGACGTTCTGGATGTCGCTGCCGCGGGCGCGCTACGCCAGCGACACCGCGGTGGTTCGCTTCTACGGCGCGCTGCTCGACCGCGTGCGCGCGCTGCCGGGCGTGCGCGCCGCGGGCATCACGTCGCGGCTGCCGCTCGAGACGAACGGGATGGACCAGGACCCGTTCTATCCGGAAGGCGACGCATCGTACGACAAGAAGATCCCGCCGCTGCAGCTCTACACGTGGGTCGACGGCGGGTACTTCCGCACGATGGGCATCTCGCTCGTCGCCGGGCGCACGTTCGGCTCGCTCGACTCGCAGCGGTCGGACGAGGCGATCATCAGCCAGGCGACGGCGTACCAGTTCTTCGGCGACTCGACGGGCCGGAGCGTCATCGGCAAGCGCTTCCGCGAGATCCCCAGCACGCCGTGGCGCACGATCGTCGGTGTCGTCGGCAGCACGCGGGACACGGCCCTCGCGGCCGCACCGTCGATGGTCGTCTACAGCCCGCAGGTGCTCGCGGCCTCGAGCGACGACAACGGACCGCAGAACACGATGGCGCTGGCGGTGCGCACCACGGGCGACGCGAGCGCGATCGTCCCGGCGGTGACGCGCGCCGTGCGCGAGCTCGATCCGTCGCTGCCGCTGTTCGACGTGCGCCCGATGCCCGCCGTCTTCCGCGCCTCCATGGCGCAGCTGACGTTCACGATCCTCGTGCTCGGGGCGGCGGCGCTCGTGACGCTCGCCGTCGGCGCGGTCGGCCTCTACGGCGTGATGGCGTACGTCGTCTCGCTGAGCACCCGCGAGATGGGCGTGCGGCTGGCGCTCGGCGCGAGCCCGCGCGCCGTGGTCGCGATGCTCACGCGGCAGGGCGTGCTCCTCGCCGGCGCCGGCATCGGCGTGGGGCTCGTGCTGTTCGCGCTCGTCGCGCGGTTCCTGCGCACGCTCCTCGTCGGCGTCGCGCCGGGCGACCCGCTCACGCTCGCCGCGACGTCGCTCCTCCTCGTCGCGATCGCGGCGCTCGCGAGCTGGATCCCCGCTCGCCGCACGGCACGGCTCGACCCGGCGGACGTGCTGCGAGTCGAGTAG